The Papaver somniferum cultivar HN1 chromosome 3, ASM357369v1, whole genome shotgun sequence genome includes a region encoding these proteins:
- the LOC113360538 gene encoding uncharacterized protein LOC113360538 has protein sequence MSHSMKTWERVVNQRLRGLTTFRTNQFGFIPGIFGTEAIFLARTLLETYRAQQKDLHLLFINLEKAYNKIPREVLWQALAEMNVPDKYIVLIQDMYEGARSSVRTIGGLSNEFPIKIVLHQGSDLSPYIFALVIDQITKDIQGELPWTMLFADDVALIGESKSDVESRLETWRKYLEAKGFRLRRYKTEYLKCPFSTKIADDGDVLLAGQVVPKKESFRYLGSVPQSNGEIDLDVRQRIQIGWARWRQSAGLLYDKKVSLKLKCKFHKTVVRPAMLYGAECWVTREEHCRNLHSAEMRMLRWTCDVTLHDRIRNEDIRKTLGVTQITEVVRNRRLRWFGRLVQNGWRPIHEGIRNIRNIQPCKEKVGRPNKIWEDSVREDLGKIPLSPDIASDRKAWKSQSM, from the coding sequence ATGAGCCACTCAATGAAAACTTGGGAACGAGTAGTCAATCAACGCTTACGGGGTCTAACTACTTTCAGAACCAATCAGTTTGGATTCATTCCAGGAATATTCGGCACTGAAGCAATTTTTCTCGCAAGAACACTCTTAGAGACCTACCGAGCCCAGCAAAAAGATCTCCACTTACTATTCATTAATCTCGAGAAAGCTTACAATAAAATCCCTCGTGAAGTCTTATGGCAGGCACTAGCGGAAATGAACGTACCCGACAAGTACATTGTCCTCATCCAGGATATGTACGAAGGTGCAAGATCCTCGGTAAGAACCATTGGTGGATTGTCCAACGAGTTTCCAATTAAAATTGTACTCCACCAAGGATCAGACTTAAGCCCCTATATCTTCGCACTGGTCATAGACCAGATTACGAAGGATATTCAGGGGGAATTGCCATGGACCATGCTCTTTGCGGACGACGTTGCCCTGATCGGAGAGAGTAAGTCGGATGTCGAATCACGTCTGGAGACCTGGAGGAAATACCTAGAAGCAAAGGGCTTCAGACTGAGACGATATAAGACGGAATACTTGAAATGCCCCTTCAGTACAAAAATAGCAGACGACGGTGACGTCTTGCTGGCAGGTCAAGTGGTCCCCAAAAAAGAATCTTTCCGGTACCTAGGATCAGTCCCGCAAAGCAATGGAGAAATCGATCTCGATGTCCGGCAGCGCATCCAGATAGGATGGGCTAGATGGCGACAATCCGCTGGTCTCCTTTACGACAAAAAAGTATCTCTCAAACTTAAATGCAAGTTCCACAAGACAGTGGTCAGACCCGCCATGCTATATGGTGCGGAGTGCTGGGTGACCAGAGAAGAACACTGTAGGAACCTGCACTCTGCGGAAATGCGCATGCTCCGGTGGACATGCGATGTCACTCTTCATGATCGTATTAGAAACGAGGACATCCGCAAAACACTAGGAGTCACACAAATCACGGAGGTGGTGCGCAACCGACGCCTGCGCTGGTTCGGACGTCTAGTACAGAACGGCTGGCGTCCAATACATGAAGGAATTAGAAACATAAGAAACATACAACCATGCAAGGAAAAAGTCGGTCGGCCAAATAAGATTTGGGAAGACTCTGTTCGCGAGGACCTAGGAAAGATACCACTGTCGCCAGACATCGCGTCCGATAGGAAAGCATGGAAATCGCAATCCATGTGA
- the LOC113360539 gene encoding craniofacial development protein 2-like, which yields MRGPAAVKSGRKSRDLERPVGSSRRVAGGTTKQVGSTKVRIGTWNAGSLKGRMTELATKAKEYQLNILCVQETKFVCKDARVIPLNRAGAREDSYKLWLNGESTSRNGVGIYVDQALKKGVFDVQRAGDRLIMVKILLGGTILNVITAYAPQERSPKDEQTSFWEALEGLVRSVPLNEKLFIGGDLNGHVGSDCAPREERVHRRLGYGTRNHPGEIIMDFAVSADLAVTNAFFT from the coding sequence ATGCGAGGCCCCGCTGCAGTGAAAAGTGGCCGAAAGAGCCGAGACTTGGAACGTCCAGTAGGGTCCTCCAGGAGGGTAGCTGGAGGGACAACCAAACAAGTTGGGTCAACAAAAGTGAGAATTGGCACTTGGAATGCCGGATCCCTGAAAGGGAGAATGACTGAACTTGCTACGAAGGCTAAAGAATACCAACTAAACATACTCTGCGTCCAAGAAACTAAATTTGTATGCAAAGACGCAAGAGTGATCCCATTGAATAGAGCAGGAGCACGAGAAGATTCATACAAGCTCTGGCTCAATGGGGAATCAACCTCCCGGAATGGTGTGGGTATATACGTCGACCAGGCCCTCAAAAAAGGAGTGTTCGATGTACAGAGAGCCGGTGACCGTTTAATTATGGTCAAAATCCTACTAGGCGGAACAATTTTGAATGTTATTACTGCTTATGCCCCCCAAGAGAGATCCCCAAAGGATGAGCAAACATCCTTTTGGGAAGCCCTCGAAGGCCTCGTGAGGAGCGTACCACtgaatgagaaattgtttatagGAGGCGATCTGAATGGACATGTGGGTTCAGATTGTGCACCCAGGGAGGAAAGGGTGCACAGAAGGCTTGGTTACGGCACTAGAAACCACCCAGGCGAAATCATCATGGATTTTGCTGTATCGGCGGATCTTGCAGTTACAAATGCGTTTTTCACATAG